The Leisingera sp. M658 genome window below encodes:
- a CDS encoding aminotransferase class IV: MTGGKMLPLLWSDGEFHPPGSPVYAASERGATLGDAVFDTVLCLGGKAVLRQAHQRRLEHAADFFAHRADCRLISAAYGICAGTDAAAILRVSISRGAGARGLATDLSHYSRVTATLSPLPPSLQFQPVALDIAEAARNETSPLSQWKTAASYLDAILATGTARQKGLGDALFLNTRGFAACTTMANIFAIKGSRLITPPVHDGVLPGVTRGLLLCLAAEAGLTAEEASLTAAEVQSADEVFACNSLRLIMPVTNMGGASLRFRSALARVLRDRIAQEAGIMPAPPDWAAD, translated from the coding sequence ATGACCGGCGGCAAGATGCTGCCGCTGCTGTGGTCGGACGGGGAATTCCACCCGCCCGGCAGCCCGGTCTATGCGGCATCCGAACGCGGTGCCACACTTGGCGATGCGGTGTTTGACACGGTGCTGTGCCTGGGCGGCAAGGCGGTGCTGCGGCAGGCCCACCAGCGGCGGCTGGAACACGCGGCGGATTTCTTTGCCCATCGTGCGGACTGCCGCCTGATCTCCGCCGCTTATGGCATCTGCGCCGGAACGGACGCAGCCGCGATCCTGCGGGTGTCCATCAGCCGCGGTGCAGGGGCGCGGGGGCTGGCAACCGACCTGTCGCACTACAGCCGGGTGACCGCCACGCTGTCGCCGCTGCCGCCGTCGCTGCAATTCCAGCCGGTTGCACTGGACATCGCCGAAGCCGCCAGAAACGAAACCTCGCCTCTCAGCCAGTGGAAAACCGCCGCATCTTATCTCGATGCGATCCTGGCCACCGGCACCGCCCGCCAGAAAGGGCTGGGTGATGCGCTGTTCCTGAACACCCGCGGGTTTGCCGCCTGCACCACAATGGCCAACATCTTTGCCATCAAGGGCAGCAGGCTGATCACCCCGCCGGTGCACGACGGGGTCTTGCCGGGGGTGACACGGGGGCTGCTGTTGTGCCTGGCGGCAGAGGCAGGGCTGACCGCCGAAGAAGCCTCGCTCACCGCGGCGGAGGTGCAGTCCGCGGATGAGGTTTTTGCCTGCAACAGCCTGCGGCTGATCATGCCGGTGACCAATATGGGCGGGGCCTCGCTGCGGTTCCGGAGCGCCCTGGCCCGCGTGCTGCGGGACAGGATCGCCCAGGAAGCCGGTATTATGCCGGCCCCGCCGGACTGGGCTGCGGATTAA
- a CDS encoding NAD-dependent epimerase/dehydratase family protein → MPEDTLEEFSIAPGDRICVTGGGGYLGRHVAAALLARGLRVVITLRDIQKAGPVRASLQDYLGKDSLPLEFIEADLTSDNGWDLAAQSSRAIIHTASPFPDRPPKNPQHLVKLAAEGTERVLRAAAAHGTRRVVVTSSIAAVTMKLLEPGRLCYDESDWSDPEDPRTDAYALSKLNAERRAWALAEELGLEMTVINPGLAFGPPIGSSGATSIGVIQRFLKGRDPALPNAGFPCVDVRDAAEAHVLALLRNGACGLRIIAASETRTMVEIARVIAKQFPSRAIKTGAAPDMMVRAAAKFDPVLQNVLPHLGVAPEVSCDRAQTLLGLNFRPIDDSIAETSRVLMQQELAAAD, encoded by the coding sequence ATGCCTGAGGATACCCTCGAGGAGTTTTCAATCGCGCCCGGAGACCGCATCTGCGTCACCGGCGGCGGCGGCTATCTTGGCCGCCACGTGGCCGCGGCCCTGCTGGCCCGCGGGTTGCGGGTGGTGATTACCCTGCGCGACATTCAAAAGGCCGGCCCGGTCCGCGCCTCGCTGCAAGACTACCTGGGCAAGGACAGTCTGCCACTGGAGTTCATCGAGGCTGACCTGACCTCTGACAACGGCTGGGATCTGGCGGCGCAATCAAGCCGGGCGATCATCCACACGGCCTCGCCCTTTCCTGACCGCCCGCCCAAGAATCCGCAGCATCTGGTGAAACTGGCGGCAGAAGGCACCGAACGGGTGCTGCGGGCCGCCGCCGCCCATGGCACGCGCCGCGTTGTGGTGACGTCTTCCATCGCTGCGGTCACGATGAAGCTGCTGGAGCCGGGCCGCCTGTGTTACGACGAAAGCGACTGGAGCGACCCGGAGGATCCCCGCACAGACGCCTATGCGCTGTCGAAACTGAACGCCGAGCGCCGGGCCTGGGCGCTGGCAGAGGAACTGGGGCTGGAGATGACTGTCATCAACCCCGGCCTTGCCTTCGGACCGCCCATCGGCAGCAGCGGCGCGACGTCGATCGGGGTCATTCAGCGGTTCCTGAAGGGCCGCGATCCGGCGCTTCCCAATGCGGGATTCCCCTGTGTCGATGTCCGCGATGCGGCCGAAGCCCATGTGCTGGCACTGCTGCGCAACGGCGCCTGCGGGCTGCGGATCATTGCCGCCAGTGAAACCCGGACGATGGTTGAAATTGCCAGGGTGATTGCCAAGCAGTTCCCGAGCCGGGCCATCAAGACCGGGGCCGCACCGGATATGATGGTGCGGGCCGCGGCGAAATTCGACCCGGTTCTGCAGAATGTCCTGCCGCATCTGGGCGTGGCGCCGGAAGTATCCTGCGACCGCGCCCAGACGCTGCTGGGTCTCAACTTCCGCCCGATTGATGACAGCATCGCGGAAACCAGCCGGGTGCTGATGCAGCAGGAACTGGCCGCCGCGGATTAA
- a CDS encoding acyl-homoserine-lactone synthase gives MEFDEFDTPATEYVLCINNADQVVGVSRLLPTSCTYMIEKSFSQEYDGPLPKSDRVWEATRFGVCRSLNGAERSEAIDAITSRIYNFGQQQGLSEFLLLMPLFIYSRILIPRGYDLKVLGKPWRCGNMTIAVARVRVEQAESTIRLTA, from the coding sequence ATGGAATTCGATGAATTCGACACGCCGGCAACCGAATATGTCCTGTGCATTAACAACGCCGATCAGGTGGTCGGCGTCTCGCGGCTGCTGCCGACATCCTGCACCTATATGATCGAAAAGAGTTTTTCGCAGGAGTATGACGGGCCGCTGCCCAAAAGCGACCGCGTCTGGGAAGCAACACGGTTCGGTGTTTGCCGGTCGCTGAACGGCGCCGAGCGGTCTGAGGCCATAGACGCCATTACCAGCCGGATCTACAATTTCGGCCAGCAGCAGGGTCTGTCAGAGTTTCTGCTGCTGATGCCGCTGTTCATCTATTCACGGATCCTGATCCCGCGCGGATACGACCTGAAGGTTCTGGGCAAGCCCTGGCGGTGCGGCAATATGACCATCGCCGTTGCCCGCGTCCGGGTTGAGCAGGCCGAAAGCACAATCCGCCTGACAGCCTGA
- a CDS encoding alpha/beta fold hydrolase, giving the protein MAKKFITFAIALLLAGLAVTAALRVWPAQSARAMISAFVYVSGLAAKQAETKVGTVHYLEGGEGETVVLLHGIFARKEHWIDMSRQLSGDYRVIALDLPGFGDNSVLPEGEYDYAGQAQNLMAVLDALGVERFHLAANSMGGQIAGLVATQFSDRVASVAFIGSPVGVNSPQESKFEAAMRTEQKTLVVDSREAFEKRNALLFPEKPYVPAVIENLWAGQEIANAQANRRIWKEVNGSDTVPLQMLAARITQPSLIVWCREDRIFDPSGAAVLAEALPDAELVWLDQCGHVPMLDQPAGAGRALRAFLDAQH; this is encoded by the coding sequence ATGGCCAAGAAATTTATCACTTTCGCAATCGCCCTTTTACTGGCCGGTCTGGCCGTCACAGCCGCCTTGCGGGTCTGGCCGGCGCAGAGCGCCCGGGCGATGATCTCGGCCTTTGTCTATGTCTCCGGATTGGCGGCGAAACAGGCCGAAACCAAGGTTGGCACTGTGCATTATCTTGAGGGCGGCGAGGGAGAAACGGTTGTCCTGCTGCACGGGATATTTGCGCGCAAAGAGCATTGGATCGACATGTCCCGGCAGCTGAGCGGCGACTACCGCGTGATCGCGCTGGATCTGCCTGGGTTCGGGGACAATTCCGTGCTGCCGGAAGGGGAGTACGATTATGCCGGACAGGCGCAGAACCTCATGGCGGTGCTTGATGCGCTTGGGGTGGAGCGCTTTCATCTGGCGGCAAATTCGATGGGCGGGCAGATTGCCGGCCTGGTCGCCACGCAGTTTTCTGACCGGGTCGCCAGTGTTGCCTTTATCGGCAGCCCCGTCGGCGTGAATTCGCCGCAGGAAAGCAAGTTTGAGGCGGCAATGCGGACAGAGCAGAAAACCCTGGTGGTCGACAGCCGGGAAGCCTTTGAGAAGCGCAACGCCTTGTTGTTCCCGGAAAAACCTTATGTGCCTGCAGTGATTGAAAACCTGTGGGCGGGTCAGGAAATCGCCAATGCGCAGGCAAACCGGCGGATTTGGAAAGAGGTCAACGGATCAGATACGGTTCCCCTGCAGATGCTTGCCGCCCGTATCACCCAGCCGAGCCTAATTGTCTGGTGCCGCGAAGACCGGATTTTCGATCCCAGCGGCGCCGCGGTTCTAGCCGAGGCCCTGCCGGATGCAGAACTGGTCTGGCTGGATCAATGCGGCCATGTGCCGATGCTGGACCAGCCTGCCGGGGCGGGCCGGGCGCTGCGCGCCTTTCTGGATGCGCAGCACTAG
- a CDS encoding LuxR family transcriptional regulator, whose amino-acid sequence MQNAVSSGCNARGSIVDSLFSELQDNTDFEYFAACHITAETTRGITAAQQSMKTNFPKEWTAHYRSTGLIGSDPVIQFAPRTSRAICWQTVRNCASFQKKHDQVYKAAGDFGIHSGVLLSSRQFDGSIQIVSFSSSRKKAYSDKDLSRATYYGQLIGQAVSDTVPPESESQATGGISPRALECLQLAALGKSSAEIEIILNISRHTVDFHIRNAMAALDVNTRTFAVVRAVQQGLILPC is encoded by the coding sequence ATGCAGAATGCTGTTTCTAGCGGATGCAACGCGCGCGGCTCCATTGTGGACAGCCTGTTCAGCGAACTTCAGGATAACACGGATTTTGAGTATTTCGCCGCCTGCCACATAACCGCGGAAACCACCCGCGGCATCACTGCAGCGCAGCAGAGCATGAAAACAAACTTCCCCAAGGAGTGGACGGCGCATTACCGCAGCACCGGCCTGATCGGCTCTGACCCGGTCATCCAGTTTGCCCCCCGCACCAGCCGGGCCATTTGCTGGCAAACCGTACGGAACTGCGCCTCGTTTCAGAAAAAACATGATCAGGTATACAAGGCGGCCGGCGATTTCGGCATTCATTCCGGGGTGCTGCTGTCCTCGCGGCAGTTCGATGGCAGCATACAGATCGTGTCCTTCTCCAGCTCCCGGAAAAAAGCATATTCAGACAAGGATTTGTCGCGGGCAACCTATTACGGGCAGCTGATTGGCCAGGCGGTAAGCGACACCGTTCCTCCTGAAAGCGAAAGCCAGGCAACCGGCGGCATTTCCCCGCGGGCACTGGAATGCCTGCAGCTTGCAGCCTTGGGGAAATCTTCAGCAGAAATAGAGATCATCCTCAACATCAGCCGCCACACAGTCGACTTTCACATCAGAAATGCGATGGCCGCCCTGGATGTGAACACCCGGACCTTTGCTGTGGTCCGGGCGGTGCAGCAGGGCTTGATTCTTCCATGCTGA
- a CDS encoding glycosyltransferase family 4 protein, producing the protein MRILILAYACEPGKGGEGEIGWALANRLAGTHQVWVLTRSNNQPALAAANRNPDLKLLYYDLPRLFTALKGRGKKNFLLYYYLWQLGSAAAIRRFDRQYGFDVIHHLTGGMDWMPSGAAFQKKPFVWGPVGSENTHPLIRRQMPWRARLKDMARTVLRFCLRNLDPAVRRTRARADVILSHTPGNFPAGLQNKVVPFVQTGIEPAPRMALRKTEPQRGRVIRIIYAGEFVDWKGALLAVRAFATFHAAYPQSRLTMVGTGNQEAAIRKVIARNDLDAAVTLTGKLPMPALLRELNRADVFLYPSYHHGLATVLLQAMLTGLPTVCLEGDAIGRAVGQEAGITLPPPGSGDAAGVLAQALLTLAGDEGLRQLKAKAAMDMALNRYNYDVITARHTDVYGSLLAQPGTAAGSV; encoded by the coding sequence TTGAGAATACTCATTCTGGCATATGCCTGCGAGCCGGGCAAAGGCGGCGAAGGCGAAATCGGCTGGGCGCTGGCAAACCGGCTGGCAGGCACGCATCAGGTCTGGGTGCTGACCCGCAGCAACAACCAGCCTGCCCTGGCCGCTGCAAACCGGAATCCGGACCTAAAGCTCCTCTATTACGACCTGCCGCGCCTGTTCACTGCCCTGAAGGGCCGTGGGAAAAAGAACTTCCTGCTGTATTACTACCTCTGGCAGCTTGGCTCTGCCGCCGCGATCCGCCGTTTTGACCGGCAATACGGCTTTGATGTCATCCACCATCTGACCGGCGGAATGGACTGGATGCCCTCCGGCGCCGCCTTTCAGAAAAAGCCGTTTGTCTGGGGGCCGGTGGGCAGTGAAAACACCCATCCGCTGATCCGCAGGCAGATGCCCTGGCGCGCCCGGCTTAAGGACATGGCCCGTACCGTGCTGCGCTTTTGCCTGCGCAATCTGGACCCCGCCGTCCGCCGCACCCGTGCCAGGGCCGATGTGATCCTGTCGCACACGCCGGGCAATTTCCCCGCCGGACTGCAGAACAAAGTGGTGCCCTTTGTGCAGACCGGAATTGAACCTGCGCCGCGAATGGCGCTGCGGAAAACCGAGCCGCAGCGCGGCAGGGTGATCCGGATTATCTATGCCGGTGAATTTGTTGATTGGAAAGGCGCGCTTTTAGCGGTCCGCGCCTTTGCCACCTTTCATGCTGCCTATCCGCAGTCCCGGCTCACGATGGTTGGCACCGGCAACCAGGAGGCCGCGATCCGCAAGGTGATCGCCCGCAACGATCTGGACGCCGCGGTAACCCTGACCGGAAAGCTGCCGATGCCGGCGCTGCTGCGCGAGCTGAACCGCGCCGATGTGTTTCTTTATCCCAGCTACCACCACGGGCTGGCGACCGTATTGCTGCAGGCCATGCTGACCGGCCTGCCCACCGTCTGCCTGGAGGGGGACGCCATTGGCCGGGCGGTGGGTCAGGAGGCCGGAATAACCCTGCCGCCGCCGGGCTCCGGCGATGCTGCCGGGGTGCTGGCACAGGCATTATTGACGCTGGCCGGGGATGAGGGTCTGCGGCAATTAAAAGCCAAGGCTGCAATGGACATGGCTCTGAACAGGTATAATTACGATGTAATCACGGCGCGGCACACAGACGTTTACGGCTCCCTTTTGGCGCAGCCCGGCACCGCAGCCGGATCTGTGTGA
- a CDS encoding lipopolysaccharide biosynthesis protein — protein sequence MMSATRPRPESTLSFYLRNGAVVGIIKLASVPLVLSISVLLARWLGPQEYGVYAIAWSLAAIGAAAASGGVSQFLTRRVAELHKSGRQPEIRPHIAAAMLLVILAALVFLLLLAAGWSARALPLPLTGGTVALIFLVAVFIGVINIGSAALRGLERAAEGQLCLLILAPAASAAALLLMISLTGSRTAWAALAAMAAGYGLGAVLSQWRLRRLTAGFRGPANAVRARALVRPAAAQSKTYIAYAVLMILGLQLNLLLVGVLLQEEHVSYYNLADKAAQFAALPVGILELLMATRVVSLYTQGDFDGLRKLYLTLTLAGFAAALLIAAPLYVFGEEIIRLLLGQTYASGIYPVMLLLLAAQLLRAAFGPVTVMLLMTGHQAYCVASQLTGAAVLATATWLLVPHYGLQGAGMAATAGVLAAYLPLAAGGYRTLGLRLPFL from the coding sequence ATGATGTCCGCAACCCGTCCCCGTCCTGAAAGCACTCTTTCATTTTATCTGCGCAACGGCGCTGTTGTCGGGATCATCAAACTGGCGTCGGTGCCGCTGGTGCTGTCGATCTCGGTGCTGCTGGCGCGCTGGCTGGGGCCGCAGGAATACGGTGTCTATGCCATCGCCTGGTCGCTGGCCGCGATCGGCGCCGCGGCAGCCTCCGGCGGGGTGTCGCAATTTCTGACCCGGCGGGTGGCAGAGCTGCACAAGAGCGGCCGGCAGCCTGAAATCCGGCCGCACATTGCCGCCGCGATGCTGCTGGTCATCCTTGCGGCGCTAGTGTTCCTGCTGCTGCTCGCCGCCGGCTGGAGCGCCCGTGCCCTGCCGCTGCCGCTTACCGGCGGCACCGTTGCGCTGATCTTTCTGGTGGCCGTCTTTATCGGGGTGATCAACATCGGCAGTGCCGCGCTGCGCGGGCTGGAGCGGGCCGCCGAAGGGCAGCTTTGCCTCCTGATCCTGGCCCCGGCGGCCTCGGCTGCTGCCCTGCTGCTGATGATTTCCCTCACCGGCAGCCGGACCGCCTGGGCTGCGCTGGCCGCAATGGCCGCCGGTTATGGGCTGGGCGCGGTGCTGTCGCAATGGCGACTCAGACGGCTGACCGCAGGGTTTCGCGGCCCCGCCAATGCCGTCCGCGCCCGCGCCCTGGTCCGCCCGGCCGCCGCGCAAAGCAAAACCTACATCGCCTATGCGGTGCTGATGATCCTGGGCCTGCAGCTGAACCTGCTTCTGGTCGGCGTCCTGCTGCAGGAGGAGCACGTCTCCTATTACAATCTGGCGGATAAGGCGGCCCAGTTTGCCGCGCTGCCGGTCGGCATCCTGGAGCTGCTGATGGCCACCCGGGTTGTCAGCCTGTACACGCAGGGCGATTTTGACGGCCTCCGGAAGCTTTATCTGACCCTGACGCTGGCCGGGTTTGCGGCGGCCCTGCTGATTGCCGCGCCGCTGTATGTCTTTGGCGAAGAGATCATCCGCCTGCTGCTGGGCCAAACCTATGCCAGCGGCATTTATCCGGTGATGCTGCTGCTGCTTGCTGCGCAGCTGCTGCGCGCAGCCTTCGGGCCGGTGACGGTGATGCTGCTGATGACCGGCCATCAGGCCTATTGCGTGGCCAGCCAGCTGACCGGGGCGGCGGTTCTTGCCACCGCCACCTGGCTGCTAGTGCCGCACTACGGGTTGCAGGGCGCAGGCATGGCCGCCACGGCCGGCGTTCTGGCAGCCTATCTGCCGCTGGCCGCCGGCGGCTACCGGACCCTTGGCCTGCGGCTGCCGTTCCTATGA
- a CDS encoding phosphotransferase: protein MFPVTQPGFAGFIEELELLGIERGTAADPGATAFAVLKAASVQRWLLVPLLGRAAVADALRMLTPMSRRARLAKSAALALNGAGLRPVWTRNRIYLKARAHTSCLHSWPSAAFFSGTPGPERKITVQLRGAHSRENAYLKLACSPHANTLIATEVRALQIVRKLDLASALLPSVLGYTRFGPRRAYICSDETRPGFKPARTLGQGHFGFLDEMAAKTAAPLSGQYIHDLQQQHTAAAKTLLPAQTNLAARGLETLRRIHARSPVPAALAHGDFTPWNCTATGARLYVFDWELSARHPLGWDHLHFLLSTGAAPPSGDPAPLLRLMQARWHRGSSEGARFLLIAYLLDRIFRGNACPASPVMLQHLLAAPAQDAA from the coding sequence ATGTTTCCCGTCACGCAGCCCGGCTTTGCCGGCTTCATCGAGGAACTGGAGCTGCTGGGCATCGAGCGCGGCACCGCCGCGGATCCCGGCGCCACCGCCTTTGCCGTGCTCAAGGCAGCCAGCGTGCAGCGCTGGCTGCTGGTGCCGCTTCTGGGGCGCGCGGCAGTGGCCGATGCCTTGCGGATGCTGACCCCGATGTCGCGCCGCGCGCGGCTGGCGAAATCCGCCGCCCTCGCCCTCAACGGCGCGGGGCTGCGCCCGGTCTGGACCCGCAACCGCATCTATCTGAAGGCGCGCGCACACACTTCCTGCCTGCACAGCTGGCCATCGGCGGCGTTTTTCTCGGGCACGCCGGGGCCTGAGCGCAAGATAACGGTGCAGCTGCGCGGCGCGCACAGCCGCGAAAACGCCTATCTGAAACTGGCCTGCTCGCCGCATGCCAACACGCTGATCGCAACCGAGGTGCGGGCACTGCAGATCGTGCGCAAGCTGGACCTGGCGTCAGCGCTGCTGCCGTCCGTGCTGGGATACACCCGGTTCGGCCCCCGCCGGGCGTATATCTGCAGCGACGAGACCCGCCCCGGCTTCAAACCGGCCCGCACCCTGGGCCAGGGCCATTTCGGTTTTCTGGACGAGATGGCGGCAAAAACGGCAGCCCCTCTCAGCGGCCAATACATCCACGATCTGCAGCAGCAGCACACCGCGGCAGCAAAAACCCTGCTGCCGGCGCAAACCAATCTGGCCGCGCGCGGGCTGGAAACCCTGCGCCGGATCCATGCCCGCAGCCCGGTACCTGCCGCCCTGGCGCATGGCGACTTCACCCCCTGGAACTGCACCGCTACCGGCGCCCGCCTTTATGTTTTCGACTGGGAGCTGTCGGCCCGCCATCCGCTGGGCTGGGACCATTTGCATTTCCTGCTCAGCACCGGTGCCGCGCCGCCCTCGGGTGATCCGGCCCCGCTGCTGCGCCTGATGCAGGCGCGCTGGCATCGCGGATCGTCCGAGGGCGCCCGCTTCCTGCTGATCGCCTATCTTCTGGACCGGATTTTCCGGGGCAATGCCTGCCCTGCCAGCCCGGTAATGCTGCAGCATCTGCTGGCAGCGCCTGCGCAAGACGCCGCATGA
- a CDS encoding EpsG family protein yields the protein MIAPVHLIYFAIVLAAGLASLAALQVRGRPAQLLAGLPIVALVSLAVSWRDVQLGADTRIYLEMYSHPERFERFVETAYIAAIRLLRHFSTDGTFYLFASAFAANLIVYLGFARFNPRLAGFAFALYCASPVFWTVNILILRNGLAAALILHATLILVTAGRSRSFFALALAGGGFHYSALGHALFLSAADLSTARRTALSAGALICAGAALILLFPYVSGSATPWIERFEDYQHYAATGQFAYENASLKPQHAIPLLVLLGALLEWRRLQDTEKLLLRYYLALLILAALFWDNVLFRDRIYLPAQMMEPLFLALFLRRVLREDVLFAVGGFAFFLMLAAGTILIWGPRNVLQVY from the coding sequence ATGATCGCGCCGGTGCATCTGATCTATTTTGCCATTGTCCTGGCGGCAGGCCTCGCATCCCTTGCAGCGCTGCAGGTCAGGGGCCGGCCGGCGCAGCTGCTGGCCGGCCTGCCCATTGTCGCGCTGGTTTCACTGGCGGTCAGCTGGCGCGATGTCCAGCTTGGCGCCGACACCCGTATTTATCTGGAGATGTACAGCCACCCCGAACGGTTCGAGCGCTTTGTCGAGACCGCCTATATCGCCGCAATCCGCCTGCTGCGCCATTTCAGCACCGATGGCACGTTCTACTTGTTCGCCAGCGCCTTTGCCGCCAACCTGATTGTCTACTTGGGCTTTGCGCGCTTCAATCCCCGGCTGGCCGGTTTTGCCTTTGCGCTGTATTGCGCCTCGCCGGTGTTCTGGACCGTGAACATCCTGATCCTGCGCAACGGCCTGGCGGCGGCGCTGATCCTGCACGCCACGCTGATCCTGGTCACTGCGGGACGCAGCCGCAGCTTTTTCGCCCTGGCGCTGGCGGGCGGCGGCTTTCACTATTCCGCACTGGGCCATGCGCTGTTCCTGTCCGCCGCCGATCTGTCGACTGCGCGGCGCACGGCGCTATCCGCAGGTGCCCTGATCTGCGCTGGCGCGGCCCTGATTCTGCTCTTCCCCTATGTGTCCGGCAGTGCCACCCCCTGGATCGAGCGGTTCGAGGATTACCAGCACTACGCCGCCACCGGACAGTTCGCCTATGAAAACGCATCGCTGAAGCCGCAGCATGCAATCCCGCTTCTGGTGTTGCTTGGCGCGCTGCTGGAATGGCGGCGTCTGCAAGACACCGAGAAACTGCTGCTGCGCTACTACCTGGCGCTGCTGATCCTGGCGGCGCTGTTCTGGGACAATGTTCTGTTCCGCGACCGGATCTACCTGCCCGCCCAGATGATGGAGCCGCTGTTTCTGGCGCTGTTCCTGCGCCGGGTGCTGCGCGAGGACGTCCTGTTTGCTGTCGGCGGCTTTGCCTTTTTCCTGATGCTGGCAGCGGGAACAATCCTGATCTGGGGACCGCGCAATGTGCTGCAAGTCTACTGA